A region from the Linepithema humile isolate Giens D197 chromosome 1, Lhum_UNIL_v1.0, whole genome shotgun sequence genome encodes:
- the LOC105679548 gene encoding inositol monophosphatase 1, whose product MLDIDECYIEILRLVKQAGSIIREKIYQPKDVLTKSCDVDLVTEWDQKVEKLVIDGVLSKYPDHKFIGEETTASGQKIELTDAPTWIIDPIDGTMNFVHGLPHTCISVALLINKTAEIGIVYNPILEQLFTARKGKGAFLNGAPIHVSEEKELRKALIMVEMGTSRDPEKLKIMLQNITLLTARVHGLRSLGSAALNMCMVALGGVDVCFEFGIHAWDIAAGDLIVREAGGVSIDPAGGPFDVMSRRTLCASTKELAQELSKILVQYYPERD is encoded by the exons ATGTTGGATATCGACGAATGTTACATTGAGATTTTGCGGCTCGTGAAGCAAGCTGGTTCG attatcagggaaaaaatttatcaaccCAAAGATGTGCTCACAAAGTCGTGCGATGTTGATTTGGTTACAGAATGGGACCAAAAGGTAGAAAAACTTGTAATCGATGgagtattatcaaaatatcctGACCATAa atTTATTGGCGAAGAGACTACTGCTTCAGGCCAGAAGATAGAATTAACGGATGCGCCTACATGGATAATTGATCCGATCGACGGTACGATGAATTTTGTTCATGGTTTACCGCATACATGCATATCAGTTGCGCtgcttattaataaaacagcGGAAATAGGAATAGTGTATAATCCAATTCTGGAGCAACTTTTTACTGCTCGCAAAGGAAAAGGCGCTTTTCTCAATGGTGCTCCGATTCACGTGTCCGAAGAAAAAG aattgcGCAAGGCACTAATAATGGTGGAAATGGGAACAAGTAGAGAtccggaaaaattgaaaataatgttacaaaatataacgCTTCTTACAGCACGTGTTCATGG ATTGCGGTCGCTTGGTTCAGCAGCCTTGAATATGTGTATGGTGGCTCTTGGTGGTGTTGACGTTTGTTTTGAATTTGGCATACATGCATGGGACATTGCAGCGGGAGATCTAATCGTTCGAGAAGCCGGCGGTGTGTCGATAGATCCAGCTG GAGGTCCATTTGACGTGATGAGCAGAAGAACGCTGTGTGCATCAACCAAGGAACTAGCTCAAGAACTTTCCAAAATATTAGTTCAGTATTATCCAGAACGAGATTAA